In Antechinus flavipes isolate AdamAnt ecotype Samford, QLD, Australia chromosome 3, AdamAnt_v2, whole genome shotgun sequence, a genomic segment contains:
- the LOC127557286 gene encoding LOW QUALITY PROTEIN: eukaryotic translation initiation factor 4E transporter-like (The sequence of the model RefSeq protein was modified relative to this genomic sequence to represent the inferred CDS: inserted 2 bases in 1 codon) has translation MDRRGGGKMENGETFLDLKKLPASKSPHRYTKEELLDIKERPHSKQRPSCLSEKYDSDDVWDPEKWHASLYPTSGRNSPVENFKKELDLERPLMRKAADPRERVKEDDLDVVLSPQRRSFGGGCHVTTSVSSRRSGSPLEKDSDGVRMIGSRRIGSGRIISYKDHRSGDKDLRDCRDSRDRERDYKDKRFRREFGDSKCVFGECRRNDSYTEEEPEWFSAGPTSQSETIELTSFDDKILEEDHKGRKRTRRRPPSVKEXMIKDVLGEGSVSASRFSRWFSNPSRSGSRSSSLGSMPHEELEKLAGLEQAILSPGQNSGNYFAPIPLEDHAENKVDILEMLQKAKVDLKPSHWPKIKADTYMSGVGGSIAAEVSAAPMKWTFENETGVFTPFVVEKIPINLWGRDILQQIRIAIKNDVMKYCMAYPFSRATQLSDRYNAATAAVSFIFLNLKGEIIHFHKA, from the exons ATGGAtagaagaggtgggggaaagatGGAAAATGGTGAAACCTTCCTTGACCTGAAGAAGCTACCAGCATCAAAATCCCCACATCGTTACACAAAAGAGGAACTTTTGGACATTAAAGAGCGCCCTCACTCTAAACAGCGGCCTTCATGCCTTTCTGAAAAGTATGACAGTGATGACGTCTGGGATCCTGAGAAGTGGCACGCATCCCTTTACCCAACTTCAGGGCGAAACTCTCCGGtagaaaacttcaagaaagagcTGGACTTGGAGCGGCCCCTGATGCGGAAGGCAGCAGATCCCAGAGAGCGTGTAAAAGAAGATGATTTAGATGTTGTTCTAAGTCCCCAGAGACGCAGTTTTGGAGGAGGCTGTCATGTCACGACCTCGGTCAGCTCCCGGAGATCAGGGAGCCCCTTGGAGAAGGACAGCGATGGCGTCCGCATGATTGGAAGCCGTAGGATTGGCAGTGGAAGGATCATCTCTTATAAGGACCACCGCAGTGGGGATAAAGACTTGAGGGACTGCCGAGACTCAAGAGACCGGGAGAGAGACTACAAGGATAAGCGTTTCAGGAGAGAATTTGGAGACAGCAAGTGTGTCTTTGGAGAATGCAGAAGAAATGATTCCTATACAGAAGAGGAGCCCGAATGGTTTTCTGCCGGACCCACGAGTCAGTCCGAAACCATCGAGCTCACGAGCTTTGACGACAAGATTCTGGAAGAAGATCACAAAGGGCGAAAAAGAACAAGACGACGCCCCCCATCTGTgaagga gatgataaaagatgttCTAGGAGAAGGTTCCGTCTCTGCCAGCAGATTTAGCAGGTGGTTTTCAAATCCCAGTCGATCGGGAAGTCGCTCCAGCAGCCTCGGATCGATGCCCCATGAAGAATTGGAGAAACTTGCAGGTTTAGAACAAGCAATTCTCTCTCCGGGTCAGAACTCAGGAAATTACTTCGCTCCTATACCATTGGAAGACCATGCTGAGAACAAAGTAGACATTCTAGAAATGCTCCAGAAGGCCAAAGTGGACCTAaagcccagtcactggccaaagattaaggcagacacctatatgtctggtgtaggaggatcaatagcagcagaagttagtgctgcccctatgaaatggacatttgaaaatgaaacaggagtttttactccttttgtggttgaaaaaatccccatcaatctgtggggaagagacattttgcaGCAGATAAGGATTGCAATtaa GAATGATGTTATGAAATATTGCATGGCATATCCTTTCAGCAGGGCTACTCAACTCTCTGACAGATACAATGCAGCCACTGCTGCAGTATCATTCATATTTCTAAATTTGAAAGGAGAAATCATCCACTTTCACAAAGCATGA